The DNA window CGAACGAGGGGCTCGCGGGTGGCACGCATCGCATGCTCCCCAGCGAAGAGACCTCCGGTGATCTGCTCGCGCATGGCCGTCGCCGCGCGTTTGGACTGTGTGAGGACGAGCACCGACTCGGGATCGCCCGTGACGATCCTCGACACCGCGTAGTCGGCGACCAGTGAGGACTTCCCCGTCCCCGGGCCGCCGATGACCTGCCAAGGCCTCCAGGCCGCAGCACCCTCCGCTGCCGCCGCGACCGCATCCGGGTCGGCGGCAAGCAAGCGGGCCGCCGACCCGTCCCAGGTGCGACGATGTGCGGGCACCTTCGGGGCGCGCACGAGCGTGGCCGCACTGCCGTGCTTTCCGCCCGTCGTGCTGCCCACAGAGCCGCCTGAGATCATGGAACGATTGCATCACGGCCCACCGACAGAGTCGGTCTCGGTGTCGTCAGCGCTGATGCAGTCGAGGTCCCGTGGAGTTGGCACCGTGGGAGTTGGCACCGTTTCTGCAAAGCTTGGCCATCCGCTCGCGTCGTAGCCGGGGTGCTGGGTCGGTACAAGGGGTCCCAGGTTGCTCGCCGTCCATCGAACCCGTCCCAGATCGCGCTGGCACCGACTTAGGGCATAGTTGAACCGTGCCAGAACTGAACTTTCACACGTACGGCCCAGCCGACGGCCCCGAGATACTTGCCGTTCACGGGATGACGGGACACGGAGCCCGCTGGGCGCACCTCGCGGAAGACCATCTACCCGAAGCGCGCGTCCTCGCCCCCGACCTGATCGGCCACGGCCGGTCGCCGTGGGTACCGCCCTGGGGCATCGCCGCGCAGGTGGACGGACTCCGGTCACTACTGGAGAAAAACGCCCGCGGGCCGGTCCTCGTCGTCGGCCACTCGTACGGCGGTGCAATTGCAGTACACCTCGCCCTCCAGCATCCCGAACTGGTTCGCGGACTCGTTCTTCTCGATCCCGCGATCGAGCTCGACGCTGCCGACTTGCTCGAGGTCGCCAGGTTGACGGCGAAGTTCCCCGACTACACCGACGCGGCGGAAGCCAAGTCCGAAAAGCTCAACGGCGCATGGGCGGACGTTCCGACCGACCTGTTGGAAAGAGAAGTCGACGAGCACCTGATCGACGCCGAAAACGGACGCGTCGCCTGGCGCATCTCGACCCCGGCAGTCGTCGCATCGTGGGGAGAAATGGCCCACCCTCTCGTCGTCCCACCCGCGGGCACACCGACGGTTCTGGTGCAGGCCATGCGCGTTCAGCCGCCCTACGTCAGCGAGGAATTCAAGACCGCGCTGCAAGACCGCCTCGGCGACGACCTGAAAGTCGTCGAAATCGATTGCGACCACATGGTTGCCCAGGCCAAGCCTGCCGAGGTCGCCGAACTGGTGCGTGAACTGCTGTAGATGGCGCCGATCACGGAAGCTCAAGTCGAACGAGTCCGTCGACTCGTCGCGTCGATACCGGCGGGACGGGTGAGCACCTACGGTGACATAGCGTCGGCCGGTGGGTTGTCCAGTCCGCGCATCGTCGGGTGGATCATGCGCACCGACTCGGCCGACCTACCCTGGCATAGGGTTCTGTCTGCGAGCGGAAAACCGGCCGCCCACCTGGCGACCCGCCAACTCGAACGGCTCGAGAGCGAGGGCGTCACCCACCGCGACGGACGCGTCGACCTTGCCTCGGTGCGGTTTTCCTTCGACGACGATCACACCACCAGTTCGGCCGGTTCGACGGGGTGACCTTCCCCAGCAGCACCCGAGGACGTTTCCGCCAGTATGCGTACAGCCCTGCCGAGTTCACCGGAAGGGCGCGTGAACGGCACCCTGAGCTTGTCGTCGAATGCGTACCCAGTGCCGAATCGGGTGCCTGCAGCCAGGAGTAGATTGCGCGAGGCCGCCCGCCGCACCACGTCTTGCGTACTCGTTCCGTCCGGCAGCGAACACCACAGCGACAGTCCCCCGTCGGGAATCCTGAAGTCCCAGTCGGGAAGTTCGGCACGCATATGCGAGACCAGCAGATCGCGCTGGCCCAGCAACCATGTCCTGCGAGCGGCAAGAATGTCGTCGAACGAGTCCAGTAGGTGCACTGCCGTCGCCTGCTCGAATATCGAGACCGAGAGCTGCCTGCGGGCGTAGGTGCGTGCCATTCGAGACACGAGCTCGACGTCGGAGCGTACCCAGCCGACTCGAAGCCCTCCCCACACCGTTTTACTGAACGATCCGATCGAAATGGTCGCCGTTCCGGGAGTCGGTGCGCCGAAGGGCTCGTACGATGGCGAGCCGTCGAGTACGAGATCGGCGGCCACCTCGTCGACGATTGTCACGATCCCGTGCCTTGCCATCGTCGCGGACAGTCGCCCTCGGCCGCTCTCGCTCAACCGCGCTCCGGAGGGATTGGAGAAGTCGGGCATCAGATACGCCAGTGTCGGAGCGTTCTGGCGTGCGGCACGATCCGCGTCGTCGACGAAGGCATCGGGATCGGCTGCGTCGATGGGAACGGGAACCGGCACAGCACCAACGCTGTCCAGCACCTCGACCGCGCCAGGGTAGGTCGGATGCTCGATGAGAACACGATTTCCGGGACGCGCGAACGTTTCGAACACGAGGTGAGCCGCATCGCCCGCTCCCGCCGTGACGATGATCTGTTCCGGCGAAGTCGGCAGGCCGCGGACTGTGTAGCGGGCTGCGATCGCCGTCCGTAGCGCCTGAGTTCCTGTCGGCGCATAACCGTGCCCGGGAAGTAGCGAATCGACTGCGCCGATAGCCGCAGCAAACGCGTCGGGAAGAAACGGCGATGCCTCGGGGGCAGCGTTGACGAAGTCCAGGACACCCGCCGAAGGCGGGTGCATCATCGTTCCCCAGGACGTTTCCTCTGCCGGACTCGCGACGAACGTTCCGGCGCCGTGCACGGCCTCCGCCCACCCCTTCTCACGCAACTCCCGGTACGCAGACGTGACGGTGACACGGCTGACGCCCAGAGCGTGCGACAGGGCGCGTTCGGGTGGGAGTCGACTTCCGGTACCGATGGAACCGTCAGCGATGACGCGCCGGAGACCGTCGGCGATTCCGCGGTACAGCGGTTGCCCATCGACCTCGATCACCCCCACCAGCTTCGCGAGGGTCTCGGCATCGAACACAGCCGCATCGAACACAGTGGTTTGCTTTCGATCGATCGCCATCAGACCACTTTGCCACAGAGGACTGAAACTATTGGCCAAATTACAGTCCAATATCAATACATGTTGATCACAGGACTGCTCCTTGCGCTCGCGGTGGCCTCACTGTCACGGCTACCTTTCATCGTGCGGGGAGGTGGTCGGTGTGGGCTCGACGGCCCTCCACGCAGCCGTCGTGTACCGGACTGAACTCGCGCACTAACCTTGTGAGGTATGAACCTCGGACAGTTCGACCCTCGTCCCGCCGCGAAGTACGCGCTGTCGAAGGCAAGTCCATTCGTCGCGGCTGCAGGCTTGGTTGTCGACGAGGTGTCCGGAACCCGCCTCGTGGGCCACATCGAGCTGTCCGAACAGCACTTCACACCGTGGGGTGTCGTGCACGGCGGCGTCTACACCACGGCAATCGAATCAGCGGCAAGCATCGGCGCGAGCGAGGCGGTCAAGGACCGCGGTGAATTCGCCGTCGGCGTCCACAACGGGACGGACTTTCTACGAGCGAGCAAGGGCGGACGAGTCGAGGTGGTTGCGGAGCCGTTGCAGCAGGGGCGTGTTCAGCAACTGTGGCTCGTGACCGTAACCGCCTCCGACAGCGGGAAGGCGATTGCTAGGGGTCAGGTCCGCCTGCAGAACGTACCGCTGCCGACGTGACCGCGCACTCGCCGGATTGCACCGTCGATGCGGTGATCCTGGCCGGCGGCTCGGCGCGCCGGATGGGTGGGATGGACAAGCCTGCACTGACGGTTGGTCGAATCAGTCTCCTGCAAAAGGTTATCGCCGCAGTTGCGCGTTCTCGACACATCGTCGTCGTCGGACCGCACCGTTCGGAGTTGTCGTCCGACATCGTCCAGACACGCGAGTCGCCTGCAGGAGCCGGGCCCGTCGCTGCGATTGCTGCGGGGCTGGCAGTTCTACCCGATTCCGACGCAACCATCGTGCTTGTTCTTGCCGCAGATCTCCCCTTCGTCGATGCCAGTGCAGTGGAATCTCTGCTGATGCAGATGCAGTCGCATTCGGCGGTGTTCGCTCAGGACGACACCGGGCGCACGCAGTATCTGTTCGGGGCGTGGCGTGCGGACGATCTGCGCCGAAGACTTGCGGACGTGCCCGATACTTCCGATCTCGCGATGAAGGCGATCCTCCCCGTCGATTATGCGGTGACAAGAATCGAATCGGTCGGTGACTGCGACACTCTCGCCGACCTCGAGCTCGCCAGGGAACTGGTCGCGGCTCGCTCCCCCGACGCGCCCGTACTGTCCGCAGGACAGGCACGCGAGTCGATTCGGGAACGGATTCACCCACTCTCCCCGAGAACCGTCGCCCCGGACGCCGCACTCGGTTCGACACTGAGCGAGCCACTCGTCGCGGCCGCGCCGCTTCCGCCGGTAGATATTTCGGCGATGGACGGTTACGCGGTGCGTGGCGAAGCTCCGTGGACGATACGTGCGGAGGTGGCCTACGCGGGCACCTCGGGGCACGGTTCACTCGCACCTGGAGATGCGCTCCGAATAGCGACCGGCGCTCAGGTCCCAGCAGGAGCGACCTCCGTGATTCGCGACGAGCATGTCAGCAGCGACGGGCGTCGATTGATCCGACGCGCCGATTCACCCGTTCGAGACGACACCCGAAGAGCAGGCGAAGACTGGACCACCGGCGCCGAGTTAGTCGCCCCTGGAACACACGTGAGCCCCGCAGTGGTGTCGGTAGCACTCAGCGCTGAGGTCGCGAGCCTTACGGTCCGCGGCCCTGTTCTTGCGCGAGTTGTGCTGAGCGGAAACGAGATTCGTTCCGACGGAAAGCTGGAACCTGGCCAGACGAGAGACAGTATCGGTTCGGTCCTACCGACTTACCTCGCATTCTGTGGGATCGTCGTTCTCGACACGATTCACCTTCAGGATTCCTCGACTGCATTCGAGGACCTCCTTCGGCAGCCAAGCGACGCGCACGTCATAGTTGTCGTCGGCGCGACGGGCGGCGGCGCAGCCGATCAACTTCGGACAGCGCTCACACGCGCCGATGCCGACATCGTCGTGCCCCGCATGCGCGTGCGCCCCGGTGGTTCGCAGATCACCGCGGTACTACCGAACGGAATCGTCGTGCTCGGTCTCCCGGGAAACCCTCTGGCCGCGATCGGCACGGTGATGCTGACTGCGCCGGCCTTGGTCGACGCTTTGACTGCGCGAACCACGAAACCTCCACTGCTCGGGTACCTGACCGACGAGTCGGTTGCCGCGCCGACCGACCGTTTGGTGCCGGTCGGACGTGACGGCGCGCGGTGGCGCGTCCACCACGATCTCCATACCGCGCATCTTCTCGACCTCGTCTGTCATGATGCGTTGGCGCTGGTTCCGGCCGACAAGACACCGGGAACGCCGGTGGAGCTCCTGCTACTGCCTCGCTGAATGCGCGTGCTCGGCGACCGCGCGTGCACCGTCCAGAAAACGTGCAGACACCAGCTCCACGATATCCGGGTGCAGTCCGATCGGCTCGGCGACGCCATCGCTGCCCGCGTCGGCCAGGCGTGTGTGAAACAGTCCGCGCGCGAGGAGATACGACGCGACGAACACCCTCTCGTGCCCGTCGCGGCGGAGCGCGGCAACCGCATCCGGAACCGAGGGACGAGCTGTCGCCACGTATCCGATACCGACGCGCGAACCGGTGAGTTCGGCGAGCATTGCCGCCGCTCGCCGGTGCTCGAGCAACGCACGTTCGTCCGAGGATCCCGCCGCAGCAAAGACGATGGCGTCACCCGACGCCCACCCGGCACTCACCAGACGCTCCACCATGACGCGCGCGAACACTGGATCGGGGCCGAGTGCCCGCGTCACCGTCGTCGCTGGATGCTCGCTTGCCATAACTTCTCTCGGCACATCGGTGTGCACGTGGTATCCCGAGGCGAGGAACGCGGGAACCACAACCGCCGGCCCGGACAGTTCGCGGAGCACCTCGGCAGGCGACGGCCCGAGCACGTCGACGAACGCGACGCGCGTCGTTCCCACCCGGGCACCGACTGCTTCGGCGAGCGCGGCAATCATCTCTACACCTCGCGGGTTTCGCGTGCCGTGCGCGACGAGAACTAGAGTCGGCTCCACGTCAGTCCACTTCTTCGTCATGTCAGTACTTGCTCCCATCACAATCGCTGACCACCGGCCCGAAAGCCGTGGCACCGGCATCTGCCTCGTCGCACTCCTCGGCCACATCCGTCGGTTCGACTGCAAGTCGATAGCCACGCTTGACCACGGTTTGCACCACCTTCGGCGCGCCGAGGGAGGAACGCAGCCTCGTCATCGCGGTCTCTACCGCGTGCGTGTCGTCCCCTCCACCCGGCAGCGCGCCGAGAAGGTCCTCGCGTGAGACGACGCGACCGGGTCGACTGGCCAGAGTCTTGATGAGCGCCATTCCGGCGGGTGATACCGCACGCACCTCACCGTCGACGACAACGCATCGACTGCGCACGCTTACCGCGTGTCCGCCCGCATTCATCGGCCTCCACCTGCGGGGCAGCTCCTCGGCAATGTGCCGCGCCAATGCACCGAGCCGTGCGCGCGCAGGTTGGGTGGTCGGGACCTTCAACTGTTCGAGCGGCGCTGCAGTCACCGGTCCGACGCACACGGGAAGCACTCGTGTGCGCATCGACTGCAGCAGAGGCTCGAGGACGCCGTTCTCGTCGGCCCGCATCAAAAGCGAGGCAACGGCCGGTGCGCTCGTGAAGCTGATGGCGTCGAGATCTCCCACGACGACGGCTTCGATCATGCGGTCCATCGGGGCACCGTCGTCCGGTGCCGTCCAGCGGTACACCGGCACGGGTACCACCTCGGCGCCCGCATGCCGGAGGACCTCGCAGAAGTCAGGGATGGGCTCCCATTCTGTTGTAGCACCGTGCAATTGGACGGCGATACGCTTTCCTTCCACGCCTTCGGCGAGCAGATGTTCGAGTACCTCGGCCGAGGATTCGGACGCAGGACTCCATTCTTCCCGTAGATCGGCGGCCCGTATCGCGCCCTTCGCCTTCGGGCCACGGGCAAGCAACCGCGACGACGCCAATGCTCGGCCCAATGCCTCCGCCTGGCCCCAACCGTCGGCCGCTTCGATCCAGCCACGAAATCCAATACCTGTTGTGGCAACCGTGATTTCGGGGGGATCGGCGATGATCGCCCCGGTCACCCGCTCCAACTCGGCATCGTCGGCGAGCGGAATGATGCGAATCGCTGGCGCATGCATCACCGTTGCGCCACGTCGCACGAGCAGCGTCGCGAACTCTTCGGCTCGCCGCGACGCTGTTATCCCGACAGTGAAACCCGCCAGAGGTTCCCCGGAAGTGTGGGTCACGGTGCGGACTCCGGTTTCGGCTCGGCGGTGTGATTCATGGTGTTGCGCCGCGCACGTAGACGACTCCGTCGACCAACTCGGTCTCGAAGGATCCAAGACCGACGGTGTCGTCGTCGAGGCATCGACCGTCGACGAGTGAAAACACCTGCTTGAGCAACGGCGACGCGACAGTGGGCTCACCGCCGCGATCGCCGACGATCCCCCGTGACATTACCGCGGCACGACCGAACGGATCGATGTTTCCGACTGCGAACAGAGCTCCCCCGGGAAGCAGGAACAGTGCCGCCTGGGTTCCACCGCGAAGAAGAACTCCGACGCCCCGGCCGGGGACCAAGGATTCCAGGCTGCAGGCGGGCGTCCACTCACGGGCTGTGTGCGTAGTCTGCGACTGGGTGGTGGTGGTGCTTGTCCGATTATCGATAACAGTCATCGTGGACCTCCTGGTGCTATTGCACGTTGCCGATGTTTCTTCGTCGTTAAGTGGTCATTACCCGGGTGTGCACATGCGCACTGTTTCGTGACCGAACCGGTTCGAAAGCCTCAGGCGCCGATTCTCGGCATCCCCATCAGGACCGGAACCTTGCGCTCGCCGCTGTCGTCGAACGCGATCGTCGGGTCGGGTTCGCTCGGAGCATTGACGAAGGACACGAACCGACCCAACTTCTCCTCGTCTTCGAGCACACCTGCCCATTCGTCCTTGTACCCGGCCACGTGTCGGTCCATGTCGGCTTCCAATTCGGCACCGATGCCGAGGCTGTCCTCGCAGACGACGGCTTTGAGATGCTCGAGACCACCTTCGAGAGAGTCGAGCCACGGTGCCGTGCGCTGTAGGCGGTCTGCAGTGCGCACGTAGAACATCAGGTATCGGTCGATGTAGCTGACGAGAGTGGCGTCGTCGAGGTTGGACGCCAGCAACTGTGCATGTTTGGGCGACTGTCCACCGTTGCCTGCGACGTACAAGTTCCAACCGCCCTCAGTCGCGATGACTCCGACGTCCTTGCCACGCGCTTCAGCACATTCGCGGGCACAGCCTGAGACTCCGAACTTGATCTTGTGCGGCGATCGCAGTCCCCGGTAACGATTCTCCAGATCGACTGCCATACCCACCGAGTCCTGCACGCCGTAGCGGCACCAGCTGGAACCGACGCAGCTCTTCACTGTTCTCAGCGACTTGCCGTACGCCTGACCGGACTCCATGCCGGCGTCGACCAGCCTCTTCCAAATGGCGGGGAGCTGGTCGACGCGTGCGCCGAACATGTCGATTCGTTGTCCGCCGGTGACCTTGGTGTACAGACCGAAATCGCGCGCTACCTCACCGATGACGATGAGTTGCTCGGGTGTGCACTCCCCGCCGGGCATACGCGGGACGACAGAGTACGTTCCGTTCTTCTGAATGTTGGCCAAGAAATGATCGTTGGTGTCCTGCAGTGAAGCTTGTTCGCCGTCGAGAATGTGATCCGACGACGTCGATGCCAGAATCGATGCGACTACCGGCTTGCAGATGTCGCAGCCGGTTCCCTTGCCGTACTTGGCAATCAGCGAGGAGAACGTTCTCGTGTTCGTCGCGCGCACGATCTCGAACAATTCTGCCCGAGATTGACCGAAGTGCTCGCACAGAGCCTTCGACATCACCACTCCTGATGCCGAAAGCAGTTGCTTGATCGACGGCAGGCAGCCACCACACGTCGTTCCGGCGGTGGTGCAGCTCTTGACCGACGCAACATCGCAGGCACCGTCGGCGATCGCGCCGCAGATCGCACCCTTGGTGACGCCGTTGCACGAGCAGATCTCCGCATCGTCGGGTAGTGAACCGATACCGACCTGCTCCGCCGCCGGTGAGATCAACGAACCGGGGTCGCCGGGAAGCTCGCGCCCGACCAGAGGCCGGAGCAGCGAGTACGCGGTAGCGTCACCGACGAGAATGCCACCGAGAAGCGTCTTCGCGTCGTCCGAGACGACGAGCTTGGAGTACGTCCCCTTCGGTGCGTCGCTGAAGACGACCTCGAGTGCCCCCGGCGTCGCAGCCATTGCGTCACCGAAGCTGGCAACATCGACACCCATCAACTTCAGTTTGGTCGACATATCGGCGCCGGGGAATTCGGCGGCGCCTCCCAGCACTCGGTCGGCAACCACTTCTGCGGTGGAATACCCGGGCGCAACAAGGCCATAGCAGCGCCCCTCGACCGCAGCACACTCACCGATTGCGAAAACCGCGGGATCTGCTGTACGGCAACCGATGTCCACCAAGATTCCACCGCGGTCCCCGACGTCGAGACCACAGTCCCGAGCGAGCTGATCTTGCGGCCGCACGCCTGCTGAAAACACCAGCAGAGCGGCGTCGATGACACTGCCATCGGACAGTTCGACGGTCAGGCCGGCCCCGTCCGAGTTCTCGGTGATCGAGGACGTTCCGACACCGGCATGAACGTGCAGTCCGAGATCGGTGACCAGACGCTGCAGCAACGCGCCTCCCCCCTCGTCGACCTGCAGCGGCATGAGCCGCGGAGCGAATTCGACGACGTGCGGCGTCATGCCCATCTTCTTCAACGCGTTGGCTGCTTCGAGTCCGAGCAGGCCACCACCGACGACGACACCGACCGCACCCGGCCCTGCGTGATCCGCGCGGGCGCGGATCTTGTCCAGGTCGTCGAGCGTTCGGTAAACGAAACACTCCGGTCGATCGTGCCCTGCGATCGGGGGCACGAACGGATAAGAACCGGTGGCGAACACGAGGGCGTCGTACTCGATGACGTCACCGCCCGACGTCGTCACCGTTTTCGCATCGCGGTCCACACTGTCGGCACGCACTCCGATACGCATGTCCACGGCGTCGTCACCGAGGTAGTCGTTGCCCGCCAGCGCGAGTTCGCGGTGATCCCAGGCGCCTACGTAGGAGGAGAGGCCGACTCGGTCGTACGCCGGCAACGCCTCCTCACACAGAACGGTGACCTTCCACTCGGCCGCCTCGTCGCGCGCACGCAGCGCCTCGACGAACCGGTGTCCGACCATGCCATGACCTACGACCACCGCGTTCTTCATCTACGGTTCCTTCCGAATTCCCTGTCGGGCAATGCTTGTGAATCGATGACTGTGCGAGCGAGCTTCAGACGGCCACAGAGGACTGCGCCTGGCTGTCGGCGATCATGCGCGGTGAGCGTAGGTAGATGACGTACGTGACGGCGCAGCACACGACATAGAAGGCGAGGAACACCCAGAACGCCGTGGTTGCGGACTTGGCTTCACCCGAGTACGACGCACGAAGCACCAGGTTGATGCCGACGCCGCCGAGGGCGCCGATCGCGCCCGCGATACCGATGAGGGCTCCGGACATCCGGCGCGACCAGTGCTGCTGTTCCTCGGGAGACATCCCAGGCAGTTCCACCGACTTCGCGGCGAAGATTGCGGGGATCATCTTGTAGACCGAACCATTGCCGATACCGGACAGCAGGAACAGGAGAATGAACCCGACGACGAACAGCGCCATCATGGTTCCGGTCGCCGCGCCCGCGGTGTTGTCGTCCCATGTCCCGGCAGAGACGAGAATGCCGGTCGAGAAGACCATCGCGACGAAGGTGTAGAGCGTGATCTTGCCACCACCGATCTTGTCGGCGAGCTTCCCACCGAACGGACGTGAAATCGATCCGAGAAGCGGGCCGATGAACGCGATCTGAGCGGCGTGCAACGACGCTTGGGCCTGCTGGGCGGCCGTCGCAGGAGCGCCTTCGGTCAAGCCGGCCAAGAAGTTGATCTGCAGTACCTGACCGAACGCGAAGCTGAAGCCGATGAAGGAACCGAAGGTGCCGATGTACAGGAAGGCGATCCACCAGGAATCGGAGAACCTCAGGACATCGATCATCGAACGGCCGTTCGTCTTTTGGTTGTCCAGATTGTCCATGAACAGTGATGCGCCGACAGCTGCGACCGCGATGAACACCAGGTACACCGCGCACACGATCTCCGGTGCAGTGTTGCCGATGGTCGCGATGACAAGGAGGCCGATCAACTGAATGACGGGTACTCCGATATTTCCGCCACCTGCGTTGAGTCCGAGCGCCCACCCCTTTTCGCGCTGTGGGTAGAACGCGTTGATGTTGGTCATCGAGGATGCGAAGTTGCCACCACCGAGTCCGGCGAATGCGGCAATCACGATGTAGGTCGTATACGAGGCCGGATTCAGCATGAAGTACATGGTCAGCGCTGTCGGGATCAGCAGCACGAGGGCGCTGAAGATCGTCCAGTTGCGGCCGCCGAACTTGGCCGTGGCGAAGGTGTACGGGATACGCAGGATCGCGCCGACGAGTGTCGGCACCGCGACCAGGAAGAACTTACCCGCGGCATCGATGCCGTATACGGAGACCGGCATGAAGAGCACCATGACCGACCAGATGGACCAAATCGAGAATCCGACGTGTTCGGCAATGATGGACCAGATCAGATTTCGCTTCGCGATCTCCTTACCGCCACCCTCCCACGCCTCGACGTCCTCGGAGTTCCAGTGGTGGATGCGGTGATTTACCGATACCGGAATCGTTCCTGGACGGGTTGTCGATGACGACGCCGTGTCGGCGGACGGTGCCTCGGGATTGCTGGTCACATGGGCCTCCTGATCGGGTGGGAGACCCAAAGATAGAAAAGCCATGTTGCGCAGGCGCTGCCCGCGGTGACCCCTTGATTAACTTGGTCTCACGTTTCCGCACGGGCGGACGTGAGACCGGCCGGACCATGGTCAGGCCGATGTCACCAGGTGTCTTCGAGCATTCTCGGTCTGCAGCACACGTATCCGCCGACCAGTAGGACCGCGACACATCCGGTGAGTAGGAGCATCGGAACTCCCCAACCGCCGGACAGTGTGTGCAGAACGCCGAAGGACAGCGGGCCCGCGGCCGAGACCACGTAACCGAGTCCCTGCGTGAAGCCCGACAGCCCAGAAGATCCGGCTGGAGTGCGTGTTCGGAGGTTGATCAGTGTCAACGACATCGGGAATGTCATCGTTCCGAGCCCGATGAGGCAGACCCAGACGACGGTACCGCTGGTCGGTGAGAAGTGCAGACCACCGAACCCGACCAGGTAGAACACAGCTGCGGCGACGACAAGGCCGTACGGGTTACGCCACCGGGCACACAACGACGGAGCCACGAAGGAGGCGATGAGCCCCATCGCACCGAACGCGGCGACGGAGGCACCTGCGAGTGCTTCACCGATACCCGCGTCGGTGAGGATCATCGGAAGCCACGTCAGCATCGCGTACGTGATGAACGACGTCATCGCGAACATCCCGACCATCCCCCACGCCAACGGAGAACGCCAGATTTTGCCCGTAGGCTGCGTGCGCACGGCGGCAGAGCCCTTCACACCCGTCGTATCTGCGCTGTCACGATCACGCCGCATGAGCACGATGCCGAGCCACGGCAACGCGGCCGCCAGCCCGGCGAACGCCCAGACACCGATCGAGATTCGCCATCCGTGGGCTTCGGCGACGGGTACTGCAAGCAGCGGCGGAACCATCGTGCTGAACTGCATCGCACAGATGTAGATGGTGCTGACCAACGCGAGTCGATCAGAGAAGTACCGTTTGACCAGCGGCGGAATCACGACGTTGCCGATGCCCATGCCGGTGAGGGCGACGGCGGACAGCAGAAGCAGCGATCCGGTACCCGGGGCGAACGCACGTGACGCCATGCCGACCGTCGTCAACACCATCGCGATCAACGCCGCGCGTTCGAGACCCGTCCGCTTGGCGATGAACGGCGTGAGCAACCCGGAAACGGCGAACATGGCCGGTGGCAGCATCCCGACCAACCCGACCACCGTCGGACCGAAGTGCAGGTCTACGCCGATCCGGCCGAACAGCGGGCTGATGGAGGTGACCGCCGCGCGCAGGGTGGCCGCGGACAACACGATGGCAGCGAGGACCAGTACCCGACCACGAAGGAGATGCTCGACGGGGGCGCGGTCATCGGTTTCGGTCGCTGCAGTGGCACTCACACCTGAAATCATAGGATGACCGGATCACCCGGTGCAAAGCGTTAAACTGATCGACAGACCAGGACAGACGACGCCGGAGCCGCACAGTGCAACAAGTTCAACGTTCCAGCCTGATCACCCAGGTGACTGCGCAACTCCGCGAGGAGATCGTCACCGAACGATGGCCCGTCGGTACTCGAATTCCGACCGAGGTCGAACTGTGCGAACTCACCGGCACCGGACGAAACACCGTGCGCGAGGCAGTCCAAGCCTTGGCACACGCGGGAATGG is part of the Rhodococcus sovatensis genome and encodes:
- a CDS encoding uroporphyrinogen-III synthase — translated: MTHTSGEPLAGFTVGITASRRAEEFATLLVRRGATVMHAPAIRIIPLADDAELERVTGAIIADPPEITVATTGIGFRGWIEAADGWGQAEALGRALASSRLLARGPKAKGAIRAADLREEWSPASESSAEVLEHLLAEGVEGKRIAVQLHGATTEWEPIPDFCEVLRHAGAEVVPVPVYRWTAPDDGAPMDRMIEAVVVGDLDAISFTSAPAVASLLMRADENGVLEPLLQSMRTRVLPVCVGPVTAAPLEQLKVPTTQPARARLGALARHIAEELPRRWRPMNAGGHAVSVRSRCVVVDGEVRAVSPAGMALIKTLASRPGRVVSREDLLGALPGGGDDTHAVETAMTRLRSSLGAPKVVQTVVKRGYRLAVEPTDVAEECDEADAGATAFGPVVSDCDGSKY
- the nirD gene encoding nitrite reductase small subunit NirD, with amino-acid sequence MTVIDNRTSTTTTQSQTTHTAREWTPACSLESLVPGRGVGVLLRGGTQAALFLLPGGALFAVGNIDPFGRAAVMSRGIVGDRGGEPTVASPLLKQVFSLVDGRCLDDDTVGLGSFETELVDGVVYVRGATP
- the nirB gene encoding nitrite reductase large subunit NirB, with product MKNAVVVGHGMVGHRFVEALRARDEAAEWKVTVLCEEALPAYDRVGLSSYVGAWDHRELALAGNDYLGDDAVDMRIGVRADSVDRDAKTVTTSGGDVIEYDALVFATGSYPFVPPIAGHDRPECFVYRTLDDLDKIRARADHAGPGAVGVVVGGGLLGLEAANALKKMGMTPHVVEFAPRLMPLQVDEGGGALLQRLVTDLGLHVHAGVGTSSITENSDGAGLTVELSDGSVIDAALLVFSAGVRPQDQLARDCGLDVGDRGGILVDIGCRTADPAVFAIGECAAVEGRCYGLVAPGYSTAEVVADRVLGGAAEFPGADMSTKLKLMGVDVASFGDAMAATPGALEVVFSDAPKGTYSKLVVSDDAKTLLGGILVGDATAYSLLRPLVGRELPGDPGSLISPAAEQVGIGSLPDDAEICSCNGVTKGAICGAIADGACDVASVKSCTTAGTTCGGCLPSIKQLLSASGVVMSKALCEHFGQSRAELFEIVRATNTRTFSSLIAKYGKGTGCDICKPVVASILASTSSDHILDGEQASLQDTNDHFLANIQKNGTYSVVPRMPGGECTPEQLIVIGEVARDFGLYTKVTGGQRIDMFGARVDQLPAIWKRLVDAGMESGQAYGKSLRTVKSCVGSSWCRYGVQDSVGMAVDLENRYRGLRSPHKIKFGVSGCARECAEARGKDVGVIATEGGWNLYVAGNGGQSPKHAQLLASNLDDATLVSYIDRYLMFYVRTADRLQRTAPWLDSLEGGLEHLKAVVCEDSLGIGAELEADMDRHVAGYKDEWAGVLEDEEKLGRFVSFVNAPSEPDPTIAFDDSGERKVPVLMGMPRIGA
- a CDS encoding nitrate/nitrite transporter, with protein sequence MPVSVNHRIHHWNSEDVEAWEGGGKEIAKRNLIWSIIAEHVGFSIWSIWSVMVLFMPVSVYGIDAAGKFFLVAVPTLVGAILRIPYTFATAKFGGRNWTIFSALVLLIPTALTMYFMLNPASYTTYIVIAAFAGLGGGNFASSMTNINAFYPQREKGWALGLNAGGGNIGVPVIQLIGLLVIATIGNTAPEIVCAVYLVFIAVAAVGASLFMDNLDNQKTNGRSMIDVLRFSDSWWIAFLYIGTFGSFIGFSFAFGQVLQINFLAGLTEGAPATAAQQAQASLHAAQIAFIGPLLGSISRPFGGKLADKIGGGKITLYTFVAMVFSTGILVSAGTWDDNTAGAATGTMMALFVVGFILLFLLSGIGNGSVYKMIPAIFAAKSVELPGMSPEEQQHWSRRMSGALIGIAGAIGALGGVGINLVLRASYSGEAKSATTAFWVFLAFYVVCCAVTYVIYLRSPRMIADSQAQSSVAV